The following are encoded together in the Deltaproteobacteria bacterium genome:
- a CDS encoding alkaline phosphatase gives MKFRIPFLILCCIFLLSLAGCATGIGHSQGEITGEVTTDSAIFQSRLTAICKTRDCGLRGTRGVARFEISTDPEFTRSSFTEWINAESENDFMIKKKVTGLTPGTRCYYRLLYGQDVNTIETGPACTFRTLDPADVASKVSFVVVTGMNYFKFHILPGPPNKHLGYPGLETIREMNPDFFVGTGDNVYYDAYPLPRKTQKTMRREWHKQFIQPRFVSLFSQVPTYWEKDDHDFRYNDADTTGDLKPSAELGIRTFLEQVPVVDPDETHPVTYRTIRINKLLQIWLTEGRDYRSSNMMEDGPEKTLWGETQKAWLKETLLASDATFKILISPTPMIGPDDMTVRWPAPGQDDRYRRDCHADPMGFKHEGEEFFGWLADNGFLDKNFYIICGDRHWKYHSIRPDGFEEFSCGALIDANSRLGMAPGDPNSTDPEGLIDQPYTDQTITGGFLKVTVRPGEGGAPETCEFSFYDENGVMLYTTTRSANQHCPMSSHSEYDIN, from the coding sequence ATGAAGTTTCGAATACCATTTTTGATTCTATGCTGTATTTTCCTGCTTTCACTGGCCGGCTGCGCTACGGGAATCGGACACAGTCAGGGGGAAATAACAGGCGAAGTAACCACGGACAGCGCCATCTTTCAATCCCGCCTCACCGCGATCTGCAAAACTCGAGACTGCGGACTGCGTGGAACTCGGGGAGTGGCCCGTTTTGAAATTTCGACCGATCCCGAGTTCACCAGATCGTCATTCACGGAATGGATTAATGCAGAGTCTGAGAACGACTTCATGATCAAGAAGAAAGTGACCGGCCTGACCCCTGGAACGCGCTGCTACTATCGTCTCCTCTACGGACAAGACGTCAATACGATTGAGACGGGTCCCGCATGTACGTTCAGAACCCTTGATCCTGCGGACGTCGCCAGCAAGGTGAGTTTCGTAGTGGTCACAGGGATGAACTATTTCAAATTCCATATCCTCCCAGGCCCACCTAACAAGCATCTCGGATACCCCGGGCTGGAGACGATTCGGGAAATGAATCCCGACTTCTTTGTCGGCACAGGCGACAATGTCTACTATGACGCCTACCCGTTACCCCGCAAGACACAGAAAACGATGCGGCGAGAATGGCATAAGCAGTTCATTCAACCACGCTTTGTATCCCTGTTCTCACAGGTACCAACCTATTGGGAGAAAGACGATCACGACTTCCGCTATAATGATGCCGATACGACCGGCGATCTTAAACCATCAGCCGAACTGGGGATCCGGACATTTCTGGAACAGGTGCCGGTGGTAGATCCTGACGAGACCCACCCGGTTACATACCGGACGATCAGGATCAACAAGCTGCTGCAGATCTGGCTGACGGAAGGTCGGGACTATCGAAGCTCAAACATGATGGAAGATGGGCCGGAGAAAACGCTCTGGGGAGAAACACAGAAGGCATGGCTCAAGGAGACCCTTTTGGCCAGCGATGCGACTTTCAAGATTCTCATCTCACCCACGCCGATGATTGGTCCCGATGACATGACTGTTAGATGGCCTGCTCCAGGGCAAGACGATAGGTACAGAAGAGACTGCCACGCCGATCCGATGGGCTTCAAACACGAGGGCGAAGAATTCTTCGGCTGGCTTGCCGACAACGGATTTTTGGACAAAAACTTCTATATCATTTGCGGCGACAGGCACTGGAAGTATCATTCGATCCGTCCCGATGGGTTCGAAGAGTTCTCCTGCGGGGCTTTGATCGATGCAAACTCACGACTGGGAATGGCCCCAGGCGACCCGAATTCCACTGATCCTGAGGGGCTGATAGACCAGCCGTATACCGATCAAACAATTACCGGCGGATTCCTGAAAGTAACCGTCAGGCCTGGCGAAGGAGGGGCTCCTGAGACATGCGAGTTCTCATTTTACGATGAGAACGGCGTAATGCTCTACACTACTACCAGGTCTGCGAACCAGCATTGCCCGATGTCTTCTCATTCCGAATATGATATCAACTGA
- the sixA gene encoding phosphohistidine phosphatase SixA, whose translation MALFLVQHGKSLPKDKDPEQGLSERGISEVEQIAKVAKGYGVRVSRIIHSGKKRALQTADIFASSLKPEDGVQESSGLKPLDDVSAFAGKINSEDNVMLVGHLPFMERLTSYLITGSADKPVFKFQNGGIVCMDQDPDSRSWLIRWALMPNIG comes from the coding sequence ATGGCACTTTTTCTGGTTCAGCACGGCAAAAGCCTGCCAAAAGATAAAGACCCCGAGCAGGGTCTCTCAGAGAGAGGTATCTCAGAGGTTGAGCAAATCGCAAAAGTCGCCAAGGGATATGGTGTCCGCGTATCTCGCATTATTCACAGTGGAAAGAAAAGGGCGCTACAGACTGCGGATATCTTTGCATCTTCCTTGAAGCCCGAGGATGGTGTCCAGGAGAGCAGTGGATTGAAGCCGCTGGACGATGTGTCAGCATTTGCCGGCAAAATAAACAGTGAAGATAATGTCATGTTGGTAGGTCATCTTCCCTTTATGGAGAGGCTGACTTCCTATCTTATAACAGGGTCTGCCGATAAGCCGGTGTTCAAGTTCCAGAACGGCGGGATTGTGTGCATGGATCAAGATCCGGATAGCCGCTCCTGGCTTATCAGGTGGGCACTAATGCCAAACATAGGGTAA
- the rnr gene encoding ribonuclease R, producing the protein MSEKRTSRSGRKSGKPSPLSPERILTVMRNAGRPLYLREIIHLSHPRPEEKNKARAMVASLVRKGVLVLLKGNRYGVADLMKLVTGRLSVHPDGFGFVRPDAGNGHDVFIPARGLKGAVHGDHVVARVEKTGRKGVEGSILRVLERGVKQVVGTLHRGKSVSTVLPEENRLFYEIMIPDRYTAKAGNGQVVLAEIKSFPSEGRNPEGRIIEVLGDPDDMGVQTKIVIHKRGLPHIFPPEALAQAEALPRDVMPEDTRDRKDLRDIPLVTIDGERARDFDDAVFVNKTRTGFVLTVAIADASHYVPDGSPVDQAGLERGTSVYFPNSVVPMLPETLSDHLCSLIPGEDRLAIAVSISFDREANVRRTSFFKAVIRSHCRFTYKEVRCILVDRDRDLIAKNRKHIKHLEWMAELARALSKRRCRRGSIDFDLPESEIVLGIRGNLEEIVRRERSIAHRIIEEFMIAANEAVALFLTKKEIPAIYRVHEPPDRDKVKEFVDFVQSLGMDIKLPKKISPKWCQKVLKEASGKSQEFMVNTVLLRTMQQAVYSSENTGHFGLASPTYLHFTSPIRRYPDLIVHRILKANMKRPRRRPVYTEEQLETLGRHCSVREREAMEAEREMFDRLKVRFMADKIGEVYEGIISGVISFGFFVELKDMFISGVVRLVDIVDDYYTLDQDRQCLVGQRTHRIFRLGQTVNVRVKAVNVARMHINFEVV; encoded by the coding sequence ATGTCAGAGAAACGCACATCAAGATCCGGCCGGAAATCCGGTAAGCCCTCCCCTCTTTCCCCCGAGCGTATTCTGACAGTGATGCGTAATGCCGGACGGCCCCTCTATCTCCGGGAAATAATACATCTCTCCCATCCGAGGCCTGAAGAAAAAAACAAGGCAAGAGCCATGGTGGCCAGCCTTGTTCGTAAAGGCGTATTAGTCCTGCTCAAGGGCAACAGATATGGCGTCGCCGATCTTATGAAACTGGTTACCGGAAGGCTGTCAGTCCACCCGGATGGTTTTGGTTTTGTGCGGCCTGATGCCGGAAATGGCCATGATGTATTCATCCCTGCGCGGGGTCTCAAGGGCGCCGTCCATGGTGATCATGTAGTTGCAAGGGTGGAAAAGACCGGCAGAAAGGGCGTTGAAGGGTCAATACTCAGAGTGCTTGAAAGGGGCGTGAAGCAGGTAGTGGGGACATTACACAGGGGCAAGAGCGTATCAACCGTACTTCCTGAAGAAAACAGGTTGTTCTATGAAATAATGATTCCCGATAGATATACAGCAAAGGCCGGAAACGGCCAGGTTGTATTGGCGGAAATTAAAAGCTTTCCTTCAGAGGGAAGGAACCCTGAAGGACGGATTATAGAAGTCCTGGGGGATCCTGATGATATGGGCGTACAGACCAAGATAGTCATACATAAGCGCGGTCTTCCGCACATCTTTCCGCCTGAAGCACTGGCTCAGGCCGAGGCCCTGCCCCGGGATGTCATGCCGGAAGATACCAGGGACCGCAAGGATCTCCGGGATATACCCCTGGTGACAATAGACGGGGAGCGTGCAAGGGACTTTGATGATGCCGTATTTGTCAATAAGACCCGCACAGGCTTTGTCCTCACCGTGGCTATTGCCGATGCAAGTCACTATGTGCCGGATGGCAGCCCTGTCGACCAGGCAGGCCTTGAACGAGGCACAAGTGTATATTTTCCCAATTCCGTAGTGCCAATGCTCCCGGAGACACTTTCCGATCACCTGTGCAGCCTGATTCCCGGAGAAGACCGCCTGGCAATTGCGGTCAGTATTTCTTTTGACAGGGAAGCAAACGTCAGGCGTACCAGTTTTTTCAAGGCCGTAATCAGAAGTCATTGCAGGTTTACATATAAAGAAGTGCGCTGCATACTGGTCGACAGAGACAGGGACCTGATAGCCAAAAACAGGAAACATATTAAGCACCTGGAATGGATGGCGGAGTTGGCGAGGGCCCTTTCCAAAAGACGCTGCCGGAGAGGAAGTATTGACTTTGATCTTCCGGAGTCTGAAATAGTCCTGGGCATCAGGGGGAATCTGGAAGAGATCGTCCGCAGGGAAAGAAGCATAGCCCATCGTATCATCGAAGAGTTCATGATAGCCGCAAACGAGGCCGTTGCTCTCTTTCTGACCAAAAAAGAAATACCTGCAATATATCGTGTTCATGAGCCACCAGACCGGGATAAGGTAAAGGAATTTGTAGACTTCGTTCAAAGCCTGGGAATGGATATCAAGTTACCCAAGAAAATAAGTCCGAAATGGTGTCAGAAAGTGCTCAAAGAGGCGTCAGGAAAGTCCCAGGAGTTCATGGTAAATACTGTACTGCTCAGGACTATGCAACAGGCAGTCTATTCATCTGAAAACACAGGACACTTTGGCCTGGCCTCACCTACTTATTTGCACTTCACATCGCCTATTCGCCGCTATCCCGACCTGATAGTCCACAGGATCCTGAAGGCCAACATGAAACGTCCGAGGAGGCGTCCGGTTTACACTGAAGAGCAGCTTGAGACCCTGGGACGGCATTGCTCCGTTCGGGAAAGAGAGGCTATGGAAGCAGAAAGAGAGATGTTTGACAGGCTGAAGGTCCGCTTCATGGCAGACAAAATCGGTGAAGTGTATGAGGGGATAATATCAGGTGTGATCTCCTTTGGCTTTTTCGTTGAGCTCAAGGACATGTTCATTTCCGGAGTCGTCCGCCTGGTAGACATAGTGGATGATTATTATACGCTCGATCAGGACAGGCAGTGCCTGGTTGGGCAAAGGACTCACAGGATCTTCCGCCTGGGCCAAACAGTGAACGTCAGGGTCAAGGCTGTCAATGTCGCCCGGATGCACATAAACTTCGAAGTCGTGTAA
- a CDS encoding Vacuolar H+transporting two-sector ATPase F subunit, translating into MHILVIADHLTCMAFSLGGIDTRTVKARKDAVAALEYAQNSPEIGLVLITERIADSVRPEVNEIVFKLHKPLVVEIPDTEGPLPDRPSARELMVSLMRT; encoded by the coding sequence ATGCACATCCTGGTTATAGCGGATCATCTGACATGTATGGCCTTCTCTCTGGGAGGCATAGATACGCGGACGGTCAAGGCCAGGAAGGATGCCGTGGCTGCCTTGGAATACGCACAAAACAGCCCTGAGATCGGCCTGGTGTTGATCACCGAAAGGATAGCCGACTCCGTTCGCCCGGAGGTAAATGAGATAGTCTTCAAGCTCCACAAGCCCCTGGTGGTGGAGATCCCGGATACTGAAGGCCCCTTACCGGATCGACCCTCTGCCAGAGAACTTATGGTCTCATTAATGAGGACCTAA
- a CDS encoding F0F1 ATP synthase subunit C, with protein sequence MRIKRPLFWISSWLLTLFPCIVWAQEAVSGIGTSAEETKWGYISAAMAVGASSIAAGIAVALVGSAAMGAVSERPEMAGRALIFVGLAEGIAIYGLIVAIMILGKL encoded by the coding sequence ATGAGGATTAAAAGGCCCTTATTCTGGATATCAAGCTGGCTTTTGACCTTATTTCCGTGCATTGTATGGGCTCAGGAGGCCGTATCCGGGATCGGGACATCTGCAGAAGAGACAAAATGGGGGTATATCTCTGCCGCCATGGCCGTCGGGGCCTCATCAATCGCTGCCGGCATTGCTGTTGCGTTGGTGGGATCTGCCGCAATGGGGGCTGTCAGTGAAAGGCCTGAGATGGCGGGCCGCGCCTTGATTTTCGTGGGCCTGGCAGAGGGAATAGCAATCTATGGACTGATCGTGGCTATCATGATCCTGGGGAAGCTATAG
- a CDS encoding DNA ligase (NAD(+)) LigA — MSLSSEILKRIEQLREEINYHNYLYYVLDQPVITDADYDALMRELKEIEDKYPETVTPDSPTQRIGAPPSEKFASVSHSIPMLSLDDAFSQEEVLEFDQRAKRLLQTDEEIEYTVEPKMDGLAVELVYENGMFVLGSTRGDGYTGEDVTANLRTIRSLPLRLIERHLSPPGRLEVRGEVFINKDAFKRLNKKRIEDGEPPFANPRNAAAGSLRQLDPNITAGRPLNIFCYGIGIAEGCSFGTQWEVLSSLRKWGLRVNPMAEKQKGIRGAIHYHRQMNRKRKDLDYEIDGIVIKVNDLDFQKRLGAKAKSPRWALAYKFEAAQAVTRIIEIQLSVGRTGAVTPIALMEPVKVGGVMVSRATLHNEDEIRRKDVRIGDWVIVRRAGDVIPEVVRPLPERRTGKEQVFVMPQTCPVCGSNLRRKPGEAVWRCPNPECFPRLVKQLTHFASKGAMDIEGLGPKVAEQLISAGLVRSISDLYSINLSDLLSLDRFAEKSAENLLSAIETSKETSFARFFYALGIRHVGDVTAQLLADHFGSMEALKDASEEELMAVEGIGPEVAFSIRSWFDDNKNLRLTESLLDAGIRFTDLREARTSPLKDRTFVFTGGLSSLTREQAKNIVRDLGGQVASAVGRKTDYVVAGGNPGSKLRKALELGIPVLSEEEFLALAYKNQEIKKP, encoded by the coding sequence ATGAGCCTATCTTCTGAAATACTAAAGCGCATAGAACAACTCAGGGAAGAGATCAATTACCATAATTACCTCTATTATGTCCTTGACCAGCCCGTCATAACCGATGCCGATTACGACGCCCTGATGCGCGAACTCAAGGAGATCGAAGACAAATATCCTGAAACCGTGACCCCTGATTCGCCTACACAGCGAATCGGTGCACCACCTTCAGAAAAATTTGCCAGCGTATCCCACAGTATCCCTATGCTCAGCCTGGACGATGCCTTCAGCCAGGAAGAGGTCCTGGAGTTTGATCAACGTGCAAAGAGACTCCTGCAGACCGACGAAGAGATTGAGTACACGGTTGAACCTAAGATGGACGGTCTTGCCGTGGAACTGGTTTACGAAAACGGAATGTTTGTTCTTGGATCAACACGCGGAGACGGCTACACAGGAGAAGACGTAACCGCGAACCTGCGGACCATTCGATCCTTGCCTCTCAGGCTCATCGAGAGGCACCTTTCTCCACCCGGCCGCCTTGAAGTGCGGGGCGAGGTCTTTATCAACAAAGACGCCTTCAAGCGTCTTAATAAGAAACGTATAGAAGACGGTGAGCCCCCGTTCGCCAATCCCAGGAACGCCGCGGCCGGCTCCCTTCGCCAGCTTGATCCGAACATTACCGCCGGCCGTCCCCTGAATATTTTTTGTTACGGGATCGGAATAGCGGAAGGCTGTAGTTTCGGAACGCAGTGGGAGGTGCTTTCGTCTCTCAGAAAATGGGGGCTAAGAGTCAACCCCATGGCGGAAAAGCAAAAAGGCATCCGTGGAGCAATACATTATCACCGGCAGATGAACAGAAAAAGGAAAGACCTTGATTATGAAATAGACGGAATAGTCATCAAGGTCAACGACCTTGATTTCCAGAAACGCCTTGGGGCAAAGGCCAAGAGTCCGCGCTGGGCCTTGGCCTATAAATTCGAGGCAGCCCAGGCCGTAACCAGAATTATCGAGATACAGCTCAGCGTTGGGCGTACCGGTGCCGTCACCCCTATAGCCCTGATGGAACCTGTAAAAGTGGGCGGAGTGATGGTAAGCCGTGCAACCCTCCACAACGAAGACGAGATACGCCGCAAGGATGTCAGGATAGGCGACTGGGTTATTGTCCGGAGGGCAGGAGACGTCATTCCTGAAGTGGTCAGGCCGCTGCCTGAGCGAAGGACCGGAAAGGAACAGGTATTTGTGATGCCGCAGACCTGCCCGGTCTGCGGTTCCAATCTGCGCCGCAAACCAGGAGAGGCCGTATGGCGGTGCCCGAATCCCGAATGCTTCCCCAGGCTTGTGAAGCAACTCACCCACTTTGCCAGTAAAGGGGCCATGGACATAGAAGGACTTGGTCCGAAGGTGGCTGAACAACTTATCAGTGCAGGGCTGGTCCGGAGCATTTCAGACCTTTATTCCATCAACCTGAGCGATCTCCTGTCCCTTGATCGTTTTGCTGAAAAATCAGCAGAAAACCTCCTCTCTGCAATAGAAACAAGCAAGGAGACAAGCTTTGCACGATTCTTCTATGCCCTGGGGATCAGACATGTTGGAGACGTCACCGCACAGCTCCTTGCAGACCACTTTGGATCAATGGAGGCGCTTAAGGATGCAAGCGAAGAAGAGCTCATGGCAGTAGAAGGAATAGGCCCTGAAGTGGCCTTCAGCATACGATCCTGGTTTGACGACAACAAGAACTTAAGGCTCACGGAGTCCTTGCTTGACGCCGGAATCAGGTTCACCGATCTCCGTGAGGCAAGGACCTCACCCCTAAAAGACAGGACCTTTGTCTTTACCGGGGGGCTATCTTCCCTCACCCGGGAACAGGCCAAGAACATTGTCCGGGACCTGGGCGGCCAGGTCGCTTCTGCAGTGGGCCGCAAGACGGATTATGTAGTTGCCGGGGGAAATCCCGGGTCTAAACTGCGGAAGGCGCTGGAACTGGGAATACCCGTCCTGAGCGAGGAGGAATTCCTGGCACTGGCCTACAAGAACCAGGAAATAAAAAAACCCTAA
- a CDS encoding amidophosphoribosyltransferase, with amino-acid sequence MIILPSRSPREECGVFGVFGHPEAAKLTYFGLYALQHRGQESAGIFCSDGKVVQEHKSMGLVNEVFNEARLKDLKGHIAIGHVRYSTSGSSVLQNAQPFCVYHAGHTLAVAHNGNLVNAYYIRKELEGHGSIFQTTMDSEIIVHLLAKARDRGLDEAIATTMRLIKGAYSVVMATEKKLIGFRDPLGFRPLCIGRLNSSYVLASETCALDLIQAEYLRDVAPGEIVMIDSNGLRSFQGVEAERSANCIFEFIYFARPDSNIFGQNVYTFRKTLGAALKDETTVDADLVMPFPDSGNYAAVGYAQAAKLPLELAVIRNHYVGRTFIQPSQSMRDFEVRIKLNPAKEAIKGKKVVIIEDSVIRGTTTRTRIKAIREAGAKEIILLVSCPPTRFPCYYGIDFPTTDELIAAKQSVEEIRKFLELDGLHYLDIKSMLKAAGGDSRRFCLACFNGEYPIPVNESVGKLGLERPGHAQSHDRD; translated from the coding sequence ATGATAATTCTGCCATCAAGGTCACCGCGTGAAGAATGCGGGGTGTTCGGGGTGTTCGGGCATCCCGAAGCAGCCAAGCTCACATATTTCGGCCTCTATGCCCTGCAACACAGGGGGCAGGAAAGCGCCGGAATATTCTGCTCCGACGGCAAAGTAGTGCAGGAGCATAAATCCATGGGCCTCGTAAATGAAGTATTCAACGAGGCCAGGCTAAAGGATCTCAAAGGACATATAGCCATAGGGCATGTACGCTATTCCACTTCCGGTTCTTCAGTCTTGCAGAATGCCCAGCCCTTCTGTGTATACCATGCCGGACATACTCTTGCCGTGGCCCACAACGGAAACCTTGTGAATGCCTATTATATCCGGAAAGAGCTCGAAGGGCACGGTTCCATCTTCCAGACCACCATGGACAGCGAGATAATCGTTCACTTGTTGGCAAAGGCCAGGGATCGAGGTCTGGATGAGGCCATAGCAACCACCATGAGGCTCATCAAGGGGGCCTACTCAGTTGTCATGGCTACGGAGAAAAAATTAATCGGCTTCAGGGATCCCCTCGGTTTTCGCCCTCTGTGTATCGGCAGACTGAATAGCTCTTACGTTCTGGCCTCTGAGACCTGTGCGCTGGACCTCATTCAGGCCGAATACCTCAGGGATGTGGCACCTGGTGAAATCGTGATGATAGACTCCAACGGGCTTAGATCATTCCAGGGGGTTGAGGCGGAAAGGAGCGCAAACTGCATCTTTGAGTTTATCTACTTCGCCCGTCCTGACAGTAACATCTTTGGGCAGAATGTCTATACGTTCAGGAAGACCCTTGGGGCCGCCCTTAAAGATGAGACAACGGTAGATGCAGACCTGGTAATGCCCTTTCCGGACTCCGGAAATTATGCTGCAGTGGGTTATGCCCAGGCCGCTAAACTGCCTCTTGAGCTTGCCGTAATAAGAAATCACTATGTCGGCCGCACATTTATCCAGCCCAGTCAGTCCATGAGGGATTTCGAGGTAAGGATCAAGCTGAATCCTGCAAAAGAGGCCATAAAGGGCAAAAAAGTGGTAATAATTGAGGATTCGGTCATAAGGGGTACAACTACCAGGACGAGGATCAAGGCGATAAGAGAAGCCGGAGCCAAGGAGATAATCTTGCTCGTCAGTTGCCCGCCCACCCGTTTTCCCTGTTACTATGGCATTGATTTTCCCACCACGGACGAGCTGATAGCCGCCAAGCAATCCGTGGAAGAGATCCGCAAATTCCTCGAACTGGACGGGCTTCATTACCTGGACATTAAATCAATGCTGAAGGCCGCCGGTGGAGACTCCCGGCGCTTCTGCCTGGCATGTTTTAATGGGGAATACCCGATCCCTGTAAATGAATCTGTTGGAAAGCTCGGGCTTGAGAGACCCGGACACGCCCAAAGTCACGATAGAGATTGA
- a CDS encoding rhomboid family intramembrane serine protease: protein MIPIRDTIRSETYPVINSILIALNILAFLVEQSQGRAIDEFIFTYGLVPARYSVPRISVYFTTVQQVIPFFTFMFIHGGFFHILGNMWFLYIFGDNVEDRLGHFRYLAFYLLCGLASGISHLVLNWTSQIPTIGASGAIAGVMGAYFILYPRAKVLTLVPIFFFLHFMEIPAFLFLGFWFLFQFLSATTSSAQAGGIAWWAHIGGFVSGIIFLKLFQLLPETRTGQKFRDLTRKRASPRLQVIRPVGTGDGPNLYDTITVSGREARSGTRKLVNIADGDKKRTFVLTVPQGISDGSSLRLKGMGRQVPEGGYGDLFLKVHIRD, encoded by the coding sequence TTGATACCTATCCGGGACACCATCAGGTCTGAGACCTATCCAGTCATCAACAGCATCCTGATTGCGCTCAATATCCTGGCCTTTCTTGTGGAGCAATCGCAGGGACGGGCTATCGATGAATTCATTTTTACTTACGGGCTTGTGCCTGCTCGTTATTCCGTGCCCCGAATTTCAGTTTACTTCACAACTGTCCAGCAAGTGATACCTTTTTTTACCTTTATGTTTATACACGGCGGTTTTTTTCACATTTTGGGTAACATGTGGTTCCTTTATATCTTCGGCGACAACGTAGAAGACCGGCTCGGACACTTTCGCTATCTCGCGTTTTACTTGTTGTGCGGATTGGCTTCGGGGATATCGCACCTGGTTCTCAACTGGACATCTCAGATACCGACCATAGGAGCAAGCGGCGCCATCGCAGGCGTGATGGGGGCCTACTTCATACTCTACCCCAGGGCCAAGGTCCTGACCCTGGTACCCATCTTTTTCTTTCTCCACTTTATGGAAATTCCGGCATTCCTGTTTCTTGGGTTCTGGTTTCTCTTTCAGTTTTTGAGCGCAACGACCTCTTCAGCCCAGGCCGGCGGTATTGCCTGGTGGGCACATATCGGCGGATTTGTTTCCGGTATCATTTTTTTGAAGCTTTTTCAGTTGCTGCCGGAAACACGCACAGGACAGAAGTTCAGGGATCTGACCAGGAAGCGTGCTTCACCGCGCCTGCAGGTGATTCGTCCAGTCGGAACAGGAGATGGCCCGAACCTTTACGATACAATCACGGTCAGCGGGCGTGAGGCCCGTTCCGGGACCCGAAAGCTGGTCAATATTGCCGATGGCGATAAAAAAAGGACCTTTGTCCTGACCGTACCCCAGGGCATCTCAGATGGGAGCAGTCTCCGGCTGAAAGGGATGGGACGGCAGGTACCGGAAGGCGGGTATGGTGACCTTTTTCTGAAGGTACATATCAGGGATTAG